Within Kineothrix sp. MB12-C1, the genomic segment TTTCAATCTTTTCCGTCTTCAAGATAGCGTAAATTTACTGTAGGATTTAATTGGGTAGAGAATCCCCTTGATGTGTTTTAGATTTAACCTCTTTTCACAATATACCTACTTTCTATTCTTTTTACAATCCCCAAATGTGGTTTTTAAAATAAGCTATCTTTTTCACTTCTGGAAAGGGAATGCTATGAGTTATCCTTTCTACATAGCGTTGTTCCTCTGTCAGTCGCTTGCTTTCCGATCGAAACATCTCGCTGCTTAAATAGATTCTTTCTTCTGTACCCACTGCTATGGGCAACTCCTGCTTTTGCATTCTCACCAACTCCAACATATTTCCTTTGTTTGCTTTATAAATCCTTAGCTTTGCCATTTGGTGAACTCCATGCTTACTCCACCCTAATGGTCTGGAACTCATCCTGTCTGCGTAGATATGGCTCACATGTCCTTCTGCACTGCATCCCACTTGTGTTTCTTTATTTCTCAAACCCTGCATGATCCCATCCCAATGCCCTAGGATATAAGCCATACTACTTTCTACCTTTTTCCTTTGTGCTTCGTTTTCTGTTATATTCAGGATTTTTTCAAAGGTCTCGGATGCCATCCATTTCGCTCTCTTGTGTATGGCACCATACAGTTCACTTCTTGCATCCTCTGACGAATCCATTAAATGCGAAGTTGCTGCTGTGATATATTTCTGCATATGGAATTTATCCAGTACGAAGGTTGATCCGGCTATAAATTTACGTCCGCTTTTTATCCAGGCTGCACCATCTCCATTAATATAAATCTGTTTTATGGCATCCATGTCATAGGTGGCGCTGATATACTCATAAATCTCTCGCCAGAACTGTTCTACTCCTTTGCTTCCCTCATATATGCCCCCAAAGTACTTCGGATTGATCAGCTTAAACCTTTCGCTTTTAGGCGCTTCTGATTCCGCACCTTCATATACATAGGCTATTTTAGGCATACTGGTGTTGCTTCGAGGTTTCGTGATATCTCCCTTTTTCTCGAGATACTGCAATGACACATGATCTTCATCTGCATCAATATAAAGATAGGAAACCTGTTTTTTATTCTCTATTTTTTCTGGTTTTGTATGAAATTTCAGATCATGTATCTTATTTTTTACTGTCTGTTTGCTGACTTTTTCGGAAAGACTGGCTCTGATTCCTCCTTTGCGATAGCTACTGTCGACCGCTTCCTCAAGCATCTGCGCCTGTGCATCTTCTGTCATCCTTACATGGCTTTCTAATCCCATGATCCGATCTAGCAGATATTCACAGGCTCCAGTCTTCTTGTTCTTAAACAGTGTCTTGCAATATCTCACAGTTCCAAGGCTGGTAATCAGGGATGTTTCATCTCGTCTGCTTATGACCCAGTTTCTCCTTCTGTATCCGCTGTTTCTCAGTTCTTCATCCATACTTTCAAAAGTCTCCGCAATCATGTCCAGTCCTAACTGTACTACACTATCTGTAATTCCATAGATAAACTCTGCTTGTTGTTGAGGATCTTTCAAAAACTTTTCCAGAACTCCTGTTAAATTTTTTGCCCCATTTTCTTCAAACTGTTGTATACTTTTAATCATAGAGAGCACCTTCCTTTGTGTCCGATTTTTTCTTAGTCGTTAAAATCATAACACAAAGAGGCGTTCTCTTTTTATTCAATTAATATCCTACAAAAACTTTACCCTAGCCGTCTTCAACCATGCATAAAAATTACATACTTTGTCAAATTTCAACGGTATGCGGCACACCATTTCTCTTTCTTCATATAATAAGATATATCTAGCAGGAGGTCTTAATCAAAAATAACTTTATGAGCAATATAATCTTAGAATTAAAAGATATCTGTTATTCTTATCATAATTTAAATGGCGAAACTCCCGCCTTATCACATATATCCTTTCAAGTGAAGCAAGGGGAGTTTCTCGCAATTGTGGGACCGAGCGGATGCGGCAAATCTACTCTTTTATCGATTATCTTCGGCCTGCTGGCTCCGGAGAACGGCGAACTCATCTTTTCCGTTAATTCAGGAGAAATGCAGGCGGCAAGACACCAGACAGCAGGCATTTCTCCCCAGATCGGCTATATGCTTCAGCACGACCACCTTTTTGAATGGAGAACCATTTATCAGAACGTTATTCTCGGTTTGGAAATCAATAAACAACTCACCCCTGAGAAAATAGATCGGGTACTCGAACTTTTAAGGGATTATGATCTTTATAAATTTAAAGATAAAAAACCGAGCGAATTATCCGGCGGTATGAAGCAAAGAGCCGCTCTTATCCGTACTCTCGTTCTGGACCCTGAATTGCTTCTTTTAGATGAGCCATTCAGCGCACTCGACTATCAAACCCGCCTCTCCGTCTCTTCCGATATCTGTAATATTATTCGTTCTACCGGCAAGACAGCAATTCTAATTACCCACGATTTGTCAGAAGCTATCAGTCTTGCTGACCGCATACTCGTTATGTCAAAGCGTCCCGCTACCATTAAGTGTGATATCCCGATTCACCTGACGCTTTCCGATCATTCTCCCTTAGCTTCTAGAAACGCACCGGAATTCCGGGAATATTTCAATCAATTATGGAAGGAGATTTCCGATGAAACCTATACTCAGGACGCAAAAAACACTAAGTAATCAGGAGAAATATGAACGTTCTCATAAAAGACATCATTGTATCGTTACCTTGGCACGTATTCTTATTCTCGTTGTATTCCTCACTCTCTGGGAAGTTTCTGCCAGAAAAGGGTATATTGACTCTTTCTTTTTCAGCAGCCCGAGCAATGTGGCTCTTTGCTTTATAGATATGGTAAAGGATCTATCCTTTTTTTCTAATACCGGCATTACTTTACTCGAAACGATTATCAGCTTTGCTCTCGTTTTTATTATAGGAATCGTTTCGGCCACTATTTTGTGGTATTCCAAACGGTGTTCGAAAATCTTAGAGCCTTATCTCGTCATTTTAAATAGCTTACCGAAATCTGCTCTGGCACCTTTGTTCATCGTATGGCTCGGCACCGGAATAAACACCATTATTGTCGCAGGAATCTCTGTGGCGGTCTTCGGTTCCATTATCAATCTTTATACCGGTTTTAAACAAGTGGATGAAGAGAAAATTAAATTGATCTACACACTGGGAGGCAAAAAGAAAGATGCCTTTTTAAAGGTTGTCCTTCCCGGTTCCGTTCCTACTATTTTAAGTAATATGAAGGTGAATATCGGCCTTGCCCTTGTGGGCGTTATTATCGGCGAATTCCTCGCCGCAAGAAGAGGACTTGGATATCTGATCATATATGGTTCCCAGGTATTTAAGTTGAATCTGGTCATAACCTCTATTATTATCCTTTGCTTTATTGCAATGGGACTATACCAAATGATCCAGGGATTGGAACATTATTATAAGAAAAAAATATAATTTATAAAAAAGTACAGGTTAACGAAAAGAAATTTATAATTTTTATGAAAATATGTTGACAAAAGTATGGGGAAATAGTAAGTTAATAATGGTACAAAAAATTACACGTAAATAAAAGGAAAGGAGGACGAAGTTATGACGAATTTATACGATAAGTTTTTACTTGCTAATGCAGCAGGCGTACATCAATTAAATAGCCGTTCTAATGGAATTGCCTCCGGTAATATAGATTAGATGATTATTGATAATGAATTATCAATAATTAATCGTAAGATACTCATATTCTGTTTACTGATGCGGTTCAAATTTATTTGACCGCATTTTTTATTACTTTATTATGAGTTATTCACTGCTATTACCCCATTGCGTCTTTTATTAAAAGCCACGGCATTTCCTGCCGGGGCTTTTTTATGTAATAAAAAAATTCTTTTAGAATTCTTAATAAACATCCATGTATTATGAGGAGGAACATTATGGAACCAACGCAACACAAGAAACTATCAACCTATATCTTCGAGCATAAATTTACCTATCTTTTCGCTATCCTATGCATGATTATCAGCGTATCGTTGGATTTATTGTCTCCCCAACTCACTAAACGCATTATCGATGATGTCATTATCGGCGGCCAGACTTGGCAGCTTAAATATTTATTGACGGGTATCCTCATTATCGGTATCGGTCGGTGTATTTTTCAATATGTGAAGGAATATCTCTTCGATGTGGCCGGTATCCGTATTGCCGCCAAGATGCGGCGTCATCTCTTCGATCATATTCAGTCGCTGAGTGCCGATTTCTTCGAAAGAACCAATACCGGAGAACTTATGGCGCGTATTAAAGACGATATCGATCGAATTGGCGACGGTCTTACCTTCGTGGGAATGCTTATTATTGAAGTTGTAATACATACATCCATCGTCCTTTTTTGTATGTACAATTTGGATATGAGACTGGCCCTCCTCCCTACTGCCTTTATGATTGTTGCAGGAAGCATCGCTATTGCTATGGAGAAGAAGCTAGATTCTGTCTATGGGGCAATTATTGAAGAAAATGCTATTTTAAATACAGTAGCGGAAGAAAATCTGGCAGGTGTGCGTACCGTAAAGGCATTCGCCAGAGAAAAATTTGAAATCACTAAGTTTTTGTCTCATAACAAGAAATATTATGAACTTAACATGAAGCA encodes:
- a CDS encoding ISLre2 family transposase, with amino-acid sequence MIKSIQQFEENGAKNLTGVLEKFLKDPQQQAEFIYGITDSVVQLGLDMIAETFESMDEELRNSGYRRRNWVISRRDETSLITSLGTVRYCKTLFKNKKTGACEYLLDRIMGLESHVRMTEDAQAQMLEEAVDSSYRKGGIRASLSEKVSKQTVKNKIHDLKFHTKPEKIENKKQVSYLYIDADEDHVSLQYLEKKGDITKPRSNTSMPKIAYVYEGAESEAPKSERFKLINPKYFGGIYEGSKGVEQFWREIYEYISATYDMDAIKQIYINGDGAAWIKSGRKFIAGSTFVLDKFHMQKYITAATSHLMDSSEDARSELYGAIHKRAKWMASETFEKILNITENEAQRKKVESSMAYILGHWDGIMQGLRNKETQVGCSAEGHVSHIYADRMSSRPLGWSKHGVHQMAKLRIYKANKGNMLELVRMQKQELPIAVGTEERIYLSSEMFRSESKRLTEEQRYVERITHSIPFPEVKKIAYFKNHIWGL
- a CDS encoding ABC transporter ATP-binding protein, with the protein product MSNIILELKDICYSYHNLNGETPALSHISFQVKQGEFLAIVGPSGCGKSTLLSIIFGLLAPENGELIFSVNSGEMQAARHQTAGISPQIGYMLQHDHLFEWRTIYQNVILGLEINKQLTPEKIDRVLELLRDYDLYKFKDKKPSELSGGMKQRAALIRTLVLDPELLLLDEPFSALDYQTRLSVSSDICNIIRSTGKTAILITHDLSEAISLADRILVMSKRPATIKCDIPIHLTLSDHSPLASRNAPEFREYFNQLWKEISDETYTQDAKNTK
- a CDS encoding ABC transporter permease — its product is MKPILRTQKTLSNQEKYERSHKRHHCIVTLARILILVVFLTLWEVSARKGYIDSFFFSSPSNVALCFIDMVKDLSFFSNTGITLLETIISFALVFIIGIVSATILWYSKRCSKILEPYLVILNSLPKSALAPLFIVWLGTGINTIIVAGISVAVFGSIINLYTGFKQVDEEKIKLIYTLGGKKKDAFLKVVLPGSVPTILSNMKVNIGLALVGVIIGEFLAARRGLGYLIIYGSQVFKLNLVITSIIILCFIAMGLYQMIQGLEHYYKKKI